The following are encoded together in the Capsulimonas corticalis genome:
- a CDS encoding serpin family protein has product MPTAGRFWGMPSCVCVFGAVSLLAGCGQGAPPARDVKVVAADAHVRQVAAANTDFGFRLLRRLALEKTDANVFFSPFGVTQALTVAMNGADGSTQATISQTLGLQGIAIKDINSANTLLLPSLESADPQVDLSVANSIWVGKGITPSAAFQQICVQSYDAQAAALDFSSPSAADTINSWVDNKTNGKIDKIVSPSDIADSQMVLTNAVYFHGKWGSAFEKPLTRNGLFHLASARVKTLPFMSQDATFNYLDSKTLQAVSLPYGDGRISLYIIAPKDSGGLNAFLSTFHPSDWNDLLQNMRPASMTMIMPRFHVSYEARLNDALASLGMGAAFQPGANFSPMGLRDGLISAARHKAILEVDEEGTIAAASTEIYMTASVKMPPVNVMRVDRPFFCAIRDNATGTLLFAGAIRDPEAM; this is encoded by the coding sequence ATGCCGACAGCCGGACGATTTTGGGGCATGCCCTCCTGCGTTTGTGTTTTCGGAGCGGTGTCGCTTCTCGCAGGCTGTGGGCAGGGGGCGCCGCCCGCTCGGGACGTCAAGGTCGTGGCGGCGGATGCGCATGTCCGGCAGGTTGCGGCGGCGAATACCGATTTCGGCTTTCGCTTGCTCCGGCGACTGGCGCTGGAGAAAACCGACGCGAATGTATTCTTCTCGCCTTTCGGCGTCACGCAGGCGCTCACGGTGGCGATGAACGGCGCCGATGGATCGACGCAGGCGACGATCTCGCAGACACTTGGTCTGCAAGGAATCGCGATCAAGGATATTAACAGCGCGAACACTTTGCTGCTGCCGTCCCTGGAGAGCGCCGATCCGCAAGTCGATCTCAGCGTCGCCAACTCGATTTGGGTAGGAAAAGGAATCACGCCCAGCGCCGCATTTCAGCAGATTTGCGTCCAATCCTATGACGCGCAGGCGGCAGCGCTGGATTTTTCGTCGCCCTCCGCCGCTGACACAATCAATTCATGGGTTGATAACAAAACAAATGGCAAGATCGACAAAATCGTTTCGCCCAGCGACATCGCCGATTCTCAAATGGTGCTGACGAACGCCGTCTACTTTCATGGAAAGTGGGGCAGCGCATTCGAGAAACCATTGACCCGTAACGGCCTTTTCCATCTGGCGAGTGCGCGGGTGAAGACACTTCCGTTTATGAGTCAGGACGCAACGTTCAACTATCTGGACTCAAAGACTCTGCAAGCGGTCAGTTTGCCCTATGGCGATGGACGGATTAGTCTGTATATTATCGCTCCCAAGGATTCTGGCGGCCTGAATGCGTTTCTGAGCACGTTTCATCCGTCGGACTGGAACGATTTGCTCCAGAATATGAGACCTGCGTCAATGACGATGATCATGCCCCGGTTCCATGTTTCATACGAAGCGCGTCTCAATGACGCGCTTGCCTCGCTCGGTATGGGAGCAGCATTCCAGCCTGGGGCGAACTTTTCTCCGATGGGGTTGAGGGACGGCTTAATCAGCGCCGCGAGGCATAAGGCGATCCTGGAGGTGGATGAAGAGGGGACGATCGCCGCCGCCTCTACGGAAATTTACATGACTGCATCAGTCAAAATGCCGCCAGTGAACGTCATGCGTGTTGATCGCCCTTTTTTCTGCGCCATTCGGGACAACGCCACTGGGACTCTGCTCTTTGCCGGAGCAATCCGCGATCCGGAAGCGATGTGA
- a CDS encoding MGMT family protein gives MDVTQDAVVDISEALERFFGCSGKMLKPSRATVEALVRSIPENQILTTDLLRAELARRSQVQVTCPYCAKQALKAIGKAAPDGAPFWRVVKANGELISYFPGGVEGHAALLKDEGFVIDDRPKTPRVQGFKDHLVRLE, from the coding sequence ATGGATGTGACACAAGATGCCGTGGTCGATATCTCAGAAGCGCTGGAGCGGTTCTTTGGCTGCTCGGGCAAAATGCTGAAGCCGTCGCGGGCGACCGTCGAGGCGCTGGTGCGATCCATTCCCGAAAACCAGATCCTGACGACGGACCTCCTGCGCGCGGAGCTTGCGCGACGGTCCCAGGTCCAGGTCACCTGCCCTTACTGCGCCAAACAGGCGCTGAAAGCCATCGGCAAGGCGGCGCCGGACGGCGCGCCGTTTTGGCGCGTCGTTAAGGCGAACGGGGAATTGATCTCGTACTTCCCTGGCGGCGTGGAAGGCCACGCCGCGCTATTGAAAGACGAAGGGTTTGTGATCGACGACAGGCCAAAGACGCCGCGCGTTCAGGGGTTCAAGGATCATCTCGTTCGATTGGAATGA
- a CDS encoding glycoside hydrolase family 3 protein, with the protein MKILIPGAKTPLAFLASLILFSLAGVSAEARPGQKQFLDQDRRARALLATMTLDEKIGQMMQVEHGSLKDPNDIVKYHLGSILSGGGSGPRNPEDHNLKGWTAMVQGFQTSALSTRLAIPILYGEDALHGNGNVPGAVVFPHNIGLGASRDPNIVRQAARATAEEVRATGINWSFAPCVAVPQDERWGRTYEGYGQDPALASLLGAAAVEGLQGGRLSDAASTLACAKHFAADGGTAYGSGYAKDGHGLDRGDARIDEATLRRVHLPGYAGAIQAGVGTIMPSFSSWNGVPCSANAHLLTDILKKEMGFEGFLISDWDAINLLGPDYKQDIATSVNAGMDMFMITDRYQTFFDDLKALVGEGKVTPSRIDDAALRILRVKLAMGLMDKKFTAAANEKLQAAFGGVEHRKIARQAVRESLVLLKNERQTLPIAKTIKHIHICGRGGDNIGMQCGGWTLNWQGQMGDVPGGTSILSAVKSTVSKDAVVTYSKDGTGAEGASLGVVVIGESPYAEWFGDRADLTLSQEDSDAVANLKKANIPVVVVVLSGRPIILGDVVNQADALVAAWLPGTEGQGIADVLFGDYKPTGKLSFPWPRSMDQIPLHYDDKTVAPLFPYGFGLGYGG; encoded by the coding sequence GTGAAAATCCTCATTCCCGGCGCCAAAACGCCGCTTGCGTTTCTTGCTTCTCTGATCTTGTTTTCCCTCGCCGGCGTAAGCGCCGAGGCGCGGCCCGGACAGAAGCAGTTTTTGGATCAGGACCGGCGGGCGCGCGCGCTGCTGGCGACGATGACGCTGGATGAGAAGATCGGACAGATGATGCAGGTCGAGCACGGCTCGCTCAAGGATCCGAATGATATCGTGAAGTATCATCTGGGCTCCATTCTGAGCGGCGGCGGCTCCGGTCCACGCAATCCCGAAGACCACAATCTCAAGGGCTGGACGGCGATGGTGCAGGGCTTTCAAACGAGCGCCCTGAGCACGCGCCTCGCCATTCCGATCCTCTATGGCGAGGATGCGCTGCATGGCAACGGCAACGTTCCGGGCGCGGTTGTGTTTCCCCACAACATCGGCCTGGGCGCCTCCCGCGATCCAAACATCGTGCGCCAGGCGGCGCGGGCGACCGCCGAGGAAGTGCGCGCGACGGGGATTAACTGGAGCTTCGCGCCGTGTGTCGCCGTTCCGCAGGATGAGCGCTGGGGCCGCACTTACGAAGGCTACGGGCAGGATCCGGCGCTGGCGTCGCTGCTGGGCGCGGCGGCGGTCGAGGGGCTGCAGGGCGGCAGGCTTTCCGACGCCGCGTCCACGCTGGCGTGCGCCAAGCACTTCGCCGCGGACGGAGGAACGGCTTATGGAAGCGGCTACGCCAAGGACGGACATGGGCTGGACCGGGGCGACGCGCGGATCGATGAGGCGACTCTGCGCCGTGTCCACCTCCCCGGATACGCCGGCGCGATCCAGGCGGGGGTGGGGACGATCATGCCGTCGTTCAGCAGCTGGAACGGCGTCCCGTGCTCGGCGAACGCGCATCTGCTGACCGACATCCTCAAAAAAGAAATGGGTTTCGAAGGCTTCCTGATCTCGGACTGGGACGCCATCAACCTGCTTGGCCCGGACTACAAGCAAGATATCGCGACCTCCGTGAACGCCGGCATGGATATGTTCATGATCACGGACCGATATCAGACGTTCTTTGACGATTTGAAGGCGCTGGTGGGAGAAGGCAAAGTGACGCCGTCGCGGATCGACGACGCCGCGCTGCGTATCCTGCGCGTCAAGCTCGCGATGGGATTGATGGACAAGAAGTTCACGGCGGCGGCGAACGAAAAGCTCCAGGCGGCCTTCGGCGGCGTCGAGCATCGCAAGATCGCCCGCCAGGCCGTGCGCGAATCGCTCGTGCTGCTGAAGAACGAGCGCCAGACGCTTCCTATCGCGAAAACGATTAAGCACATTCATATCTGCGGGCGCGGCGGGGATAACATCGGCATGCAGTGCGGCGGCTGGACGTTGAACTGGCAGGGACAGATGGGCGATGTCCCTGGGGGAACCAGCATCTTGAGCGCCGTCAAAAGCACGGTATCCAAAGACGCCGTTGTGACCTACTCCAAAGATGGGACAGGCGCCGAAGGCGCGAGCCTGGGCGTCGTGGTCATTGGCGAGAGCCCCTACGCGGAATGGTTCGGCGACCGCGCCGATCTGACGCTGTCTCAGGAAGACAGCGACGCCGTCGCCAATCTCAAAAAGGCGAATATCCCCGTCGTGGTTGTCGTGCTCTCCGGCCGGCCGATCATCCTCGGCGACGTCGTGAACCAAGCCGACGCCCTGGTTGCGGCCTGGCTTCCCGGCACGGAAGGGCAGGGGATCGCCGATGTCCTCTTCGGCGACTACAAACCCACCGGCAAGCTCTCATTTCCATGGCCGCGCTCCATGGATCAGATTCCCTTGCATTACGACGACAAGACAGTCGCCCCGCTGTTTCCCTATGGATTTGGGCTGGGTTACGGCGGCTAA
- a CDS encoding PepSY domain-containing protein yields the protein METSKMIRGLQAAVALAAFGLSAAGAATPPKPKITSAQAEAAAVRKVPGKAMSSKYEFEDGRWQYAVIVKGKDGLYEVEVSSSTGKVLDQEKTSAAEESKEAAADKAAAAKHPVK from the coding sequence ATGGAAACTTCCAAGATGATCCGAGGGCTTCAAGCCGCCGTCGCTCTCGCCGCGTTCGGACTGTCGGCCGCCGGCGCCGCTACGCCTCCCAAGCCGAAGATTACTTCGGCGCAGGCGGAAGCCGCCGCCGTGCGCAAGGTTCCCGGGAAAGCGATGTCGTCGAAGTATGAGTTCGAGGACGGCCGCTGGCAATACGCCGTGATCGTCAAGGGCAAAGACGGCCTCTACGAAGTCGAAGTCAGCTCATCCACCGGCAAGGTTCTCGACCAGGAAAAGACCAGCGCGGCGGAGGAAAGCAAGGAAGCCGCCGCGGACAAAGCGGCCGCCGCGAAGCATCCCGTCAAGTAG
- a CDS encoding RNA recognition motif domain-containing protein produces MTTKLYVGNLSYQTKDQDLNQLFAEVGNVASAQVITDRYTGESRGFGFVEMATEDEAQQAIASMNGRSVDGRSLTVNESKPREDRGGSGGGSRGGSGGGYGGGGGRSSGGSGGGYGGGGGNRY; encoded by the coding sequence ATGACGACCAAACTGTATGTTGGTAACCTCAGCTACCAGACAAAAGACCAGGACCTGAACCAGCTCTTCGCCGAAGTCGGCAACGTTGCAAGCGCGCAGGTCATCACTGACCGCTACACCGGCGAATCCCGTGGCTTCGGCTTCGTGGAGATGGCGACCGAGGACGAAGCGCAGCAGGCGATCGCGTCCATGAACGGCCGCAGCGTTGACGGCCGCTCCCTGACCGTCAATGAGTCCAAGCCCCGCGAAGATCGTGGCGGCAGCGGCGGCGGAAGCCGCGGCGGCAGCGGCGGTGGTTATGGCGGCGGCGGTGGTCGCAGCAGCGGCGGCAGCGGCGGTGGTTATGGCGGCGGTGGCGGCAACCGCTACTAA
- a CDS encoding cupin domain-containing protein, protein MPKLIAAPAVIEAAGNKPKLIEEFIGRVNSGTPDLSVARMTSPGGWTEPAQTPEFAEYTVVLRVTSSDGSHLDVGAGQAVIVPGGEWVQYSTPADSGAEYIAVCLPAFAPNTVHRVED, encoded by the coding sequence ATGCCGAAATTGATCGCCGCGCCCGCCGTCATCGAAGCGGCGGGCAACAAGCCCAAATTGATCGAAGAGTTCATTGGCCGCGTCAACTCCGGAACGCCGGATCTGAGCGTCGCCCGGATGACCAGCCCCGGCGGCTGGACGGAGCCCGCCCAGACGCCGGAGTTCGCCGAATACACCGTCGTGCTGCGCGTCACTTCCTCCGATGGATCCCACCTGGATGTCGGGGCCGGCCAGGCCGTGATCGTTCCGGGCGGTGAGTGGGTGCAGTACAGCACCCCCGCCGACAGCGGCGCCGAATACATCGCCGTCTGCCTTCCCGCGTTCGCGCCGAACACCGTTCACCGGGTAGAAGATTAG
- a CDS encoding phosphatase PAP2 family protein codes for MHLATLFCAKYLFALPIALLLWGWISANARDRRALLIRGVVALIVGVALAKGGGALYDDPRPFVVGHFPPMIAHAPDNGFPSDHSLLVFSCALLLWPFDRRLCAAAFVCAALVGAGRVASGLHHPIDVLASLAFAGIGCAAGVAISRIRDQNHHALQKGDIH; via the coding sequence ATGCACCTCGCAACTCTCTTCTGCGCGAAGTACTTATTCGCTCTTCCGATCGCGCTGCTCCTTTGGGGATGGATCTCGGCGAACGCCCGCGATCGGCGCGCGCTGCTCATCCGTGGAGTGGTCGCGTTGATCGTCGGCGTTGCGCTGGCGAAGGGCGGCGGCGCGCTTTACGACGATCCACGGCCATTTGTCGTCGGCCATTTCCCCCCGATGATCGCCCATGCGCCCGACAACGGCTTTCCCTCCGACCATTCTCTGCTCGTATTTTCCTGCGCGCTCCTGCTCTGGCCGTTCGACCGGCGGCTCTGCGCCGCCGCATTCGTCTGCGCGGCCCTGGTCGGCGCGGGCCGGGTGGCGAGCGGGCTGCATCATCCGATCGATGTCCTTGCGAGCCTCGCGTTCGCGGGGATCGGATGCGCGGCGGGAGTAGCCATATCCAGAATTCGAGATCAAAATCATCACGCACTGCAGAAAGGCGACATACATTGA
- a CDS encoding glycoside hydrolase family 3 protein: MIARKHLRRPIHPLYCLNAPVAVLSALALLSLAGAAQARSGQDKFTRETARAKAILAKMTLDEKIGQLIQVEHGSLKDSKDVDKYHVGSVFGGGGSGPRDYTLKGWTEMAQGFATTSIGTRLGVPIVYGTDALHGNNNVPGATIFPHNIGLGATRDPALVRKVARATAEEVRATGINWSFAPCVTVPQDYHWGRVYEGYGQDPALVAQMGAAAVEGLQGNNLAGETSVLACVKHFAADGGTDGGHDQGDAKIDEATLRRVHLPGFAAAIQAGAGTIMPSFSSWNGVKCSGHKHLLTDILKKDMGFEGFLISDWNAIDELGGDYKKDAEISLNAGMDMFMITDKYQQFFDNVKALVAEGAVPQSRIDDAVLRILRVKLAMGMMEKKYTVAVSPAVQKTFGSAAHRQIARQAVRESLVLLKNDRQTLPIAKTIKRIHVCGRGGDDVGMQCGGWTITWQGQMGDVPGGTSILNAIKKSVSPATAVTYSKDGTGAEGASLGIVVVGEIPYAEGVGDRTDLALPQEDRDAIANLKKANIPIVVVLLSGRPMILGDILAQSDAVVAAWLPGTEGQGVTDVLFGDYKPTGKLSFPWPRAMSQIPLHYDDKAADPLFPYGFGLGYHG, encoded by the coding sequence ATGATCGCCCGCAAGCATCTTCGACGGCCCATCCATCCGTTATATTGTCTCAACGCGCCTGTTGCCGTTCTGTCCGCTCTGGCGCTTCTTTCGCTGGCGGGCGCGGCGCAGGCGCGTTCGGGTCAGGATAAGTTTACGCGCGAGACCGCGCGGGCGAAGGCGATCCTGGCGAAGATGACGCTGGATGAGAAGATCGGGCAATTGATCCAGGTCGAGCACGGCTCCTTGAAGGATTCCAAGGATGTGGATAAGTACCATGTCGGATCGGTGTTTGGCGGCGGCGGCTCCGGGCCGCGCGATTACACCCTGAAGGGCTGGACCGAGATGGCGCAGGGCTTCGCGACGACATCGATCGGCACGCGTCTGGGCGTTCCGATTGTCTACGGCACCGACGCATTGCACGGCAACAACAACGTCCCCGGCGCGACCATCTTTCCGCACAATATCGGTCTGGGCGCGACGCGCGATCCGGCGCTGGTGCGCAAAGTGGCGCGTGCGACCGCCGAGGAAGTCCGGGCGACGGGGATCAATTGGAGCTTCGCGCCGTGCGTCACGGTCCCGCAGGATTACCATTGGGGGCGCGTTTACGAGGGCTACGGGCAGGACCCCGCGCTCGTGGCTCAAATGGGCGCGGCGGCGGTAGAGGGATTGCAGGGAAATAACCTGGCCGGCGAGACCTCCGTGCTTGCCTGCGTCAAGCACTTCGCGGCCGACGGCGGGACGGACGGCGGACACGATCAGGGTGACGCGAAGATCGACGAGGCGACCCTGCGCCGCGTCCACCTCCCCGGATTTGCCGCCGCGATCCAGGCGGGCGCCGGCACGATCATGCCCTCTTTCAGCAGCTGGAACGGGGTGAAGTGCTCCGGCCATAAGCATCTTCTCACCGATATTCTCAAGAAGGACATGGGGTTCGAGGGATTTTTGATCTCCGACTGGAACGCCATCGATGAGCTGGGCGGAGATTACAAGAAGGACGCCGAGATTTCGCTGAACGCCGGCATGGACATGTTCATGATCACGGACAAGTACCAGCAGTTTTTCGACAACGTCAAAGCGCTCGTCGCCGAAGGCGCCGTGCCGCAGTCCCGCATTGACGACGCCGTACTGCGCATTTTGCGCGTCAAGCTCGCGATGGGCATGATGGAGAAGAAGTACACCGTTGCGGTCAGTCCGGCCGTGCAAAAGACCTTTGGAAGCGCCGCTCACCGACAGATCGCTCGCCAGGCCGTCCGTGAATCGCTCGTGCTCTTGAAGAATGACCGCCAGACTCTCCCGATCGCCAAAACCATCAAACGGATCCATGTTTGCGGGCGTGGCGGCGATGATGTCGGCATGCAGTGCGGCGGGTGGACAATCACCTGGCAAGGACAGATGGGCGATGTCCCTGGCGGGACCAGCATCTTGAACGCGATCAAAAAGAGCGTGTCGCCGGCGACGGCCGTCACTTACTCCAAAGACGGAACCGGCGCCGAGGGCGCGAGCCTGGGGATTGTGGTGGTCGGCGAAATTCCCTACGCCGAAGGGGTGGGCGACCGCACCGACCTCGCGCTGCCCCAGGAAGATCGGGACGCCATCGCCAATCTCAAAAAGGCGAATATCCCCATCGTGGTTGTCCTACTCTCCGGCCGGCCGATGATCCTCGGCGACATCCTCGCGCAATCGGACGCCGTCGTCGCCGCCTGGCTCCCCGGCACGGAAGGGCAGGGCGTCACCGATGTCCTCTTCGGCGACTACAAACCGACCGGCAAGCTCTCATTTCCGTGGCCGCGCGCGATGTCGCAGATCCCGCTGCATTACGACGACAAGGCCGCCGATCCGCTGTTTCCTTATGGTTTTGGACTGGGATACCATGGGTAA
- a CDS encoding YncE family protein: MKKNKTLSPLLTLGAFGLLLGAAGMPAHAADPDYHVVRKISLEGDGGWDYLTVDSANRRIYVSRSTHVNVVDADSGKTVGDITGLSGVHGIAIDDKGGKGYISNGRSNSVTVFDLKTLAKLQEISVGEGPDAIIFDAASDRIFTFNGKGNSATAIDAKDGKVAGTIALGGRPEFAAPDGKGKIYDNLEDKGAVIAINSKALTLIGQPWPLGAESPSGLAIDAKNRRIFSVCDGSKMVVLNADTGAVVATPAIGDGPDAATYDSKLKLAFSPNGQDGTLTVIRQVTPDKYEVASTVTTQAGARTMALDAKTHHVFLMTAKQLPADPPAAGETRPRRHYEPGSFTLLELAP, from the coding sequence TTGAAGAAGAATAAAACACTCTCCCCCCTGCTCACCCTAGGGGCTTTCGGATTACTGCTCGGCGCGGCGGGGATGCCGGCGCACGCCGCGGACCCCGACTATCACGTAGTCCGTAAAATTTCGCTGGAAGGCGACGGCGGCTGGGATTACCTCACGGTGGACAGCGCCAACCGCCGCATCTATGTCTCGCGCTCGACGCATGTCAATGTCGTGGACGCGGACAGCGGCAAGACGGTCGGCGATATCACGGGACTCAGCGGCGTGCATGGGATCGCCATCGACGACAAGGGCGGCAAGGGCTACATCAGCAACGGCCGCTCGAACAGCGTCACGGTCTTCGATCTGAAGACGCTGGCGAAGCTCCAGGAGATTTCGGTCGGCGAAGGGCCGGACGCGATTATCTTTGATGCGGCGTCGGATCGGATTTTCACATTCAATGGAAAAGGAAACTCCGCCACGGCGATCGACGCCAAGGACGGCAAAGTCGCGGGAACGATCGCTCTGGGCGGACGCCCGGAGTTCGCCGCCCCGGACGGCAAAGGAAAGATTTACGACAACCTGGAGGATAAGGGAGCGGTCATTGCGATCAACAGCAAAGCGCTGACCTTGATCGGCCAGCCCTGGCCCCTGGGCGCGGAATCGCCGTCGGGCCTCGCGATCGACGCGAAGAACCGCCGGATCTTCAGCGTGTGCGACGGCAGCAAAATGGTCGTTCTAAACGCGGACACCGGCGCCGTCGTCGCGACGCCCGCAATCGGCGACGGTCCGGACGCCGCCACGTATGATTCCAAGCTCAAGCTCGCCTTCAGCCCGAACGGCCAGGACGGCACTCTGACCGTCATCCGGCAGGTCACGCCGGACAAATACGAAGTCGCCTCCACCGTCACGACCCAGGCCGGAGCGCGAACCATGGCGCTGGACGCCAAGACCCACCACGTCTTCCTGATGACGGCCAAGCAGCTCCCCGCCGACCCGCCCGCCGCCGGCGAAACCCGCCCGCGACGCCACTACGAACCGGGCTCGTTCACCCTTCTGGAACTGGCTCCGTAA